The Psychrosphaera ytuae genome includes a region encoding these proteins:
- the flgE gene encoding flagellar hook protein FlgE yields the protein MSFNIALSGLKAAQKDLDVTANNIANVNTYGFKESRAEFADVYSSSIFTNAKTANGEGVLVNDVAQQFGQGSLLFTSNSLDMAISGGGFFAMTNDLLSRDITYTRAGAFKLNAENYIVDSNGSFLQGFPVNDDGSVKSVSLSTTTPIEVPDTAGAPQQTAQIDMSFNLDSGEFPLDPTLFDPTDTNTYTSSTSTVIYDSLGNSRIASMYFVKTSSPNNVQAAAAADATSATDGFVGGIAAVPAAEQANENSWMVFATVTDEQGNTVPVDLQNDNVLGATGVEFETRAGQRGMLLQFDSSGAVSPATFPYPQTERLGETTAPTTIAPPPVAPYDGAGAITNGADPDQRVNLNFTNLNQFSAPFEVSALSQDGKTVGRLTGVTIGTDGLIEAKYSNGDSVPVTKIALVRFANDQGLTQIGNTSWTESQDSGAPLAGEADSGTFGQIRSGTLEQSNTNLTTELVDLITAQRNYQANSRALEVNSTITQTILQLR from the coding sequence ATGTCTTTTAATATCGCCTTAAGTGGCTTAAAAGCAGCGCAAAAAGATTTAGACGTAACCGCGAACAACATTGCCAACGTAAACACGTACGGCTTTAAAGAGTCTCGCGCAGAATTTGCGGATGTATATTCTTCATCCATTTTTACTAACGCCAAGACAGCAAACGGTGAAGGTGTATTAGTAAACGATGTCGCACAGCAGTTTGGTCAAGGTAGTTTGTTATTTACCTCTAACTCGCTCGACATGGCAATCTCAGGTGGTGGCTTTTTTGCCATGACCAACGACTTGTTAAGCCGTGACATTACATATACTCGTGCAGGTGCATTTAAACTTAATGCAGAAAACTACATTGTTGATTCAAACGGTAGCTTCTTACAGGGTTTCCCGGTCAACGATGATGGTTCAGTCAAATCGGTTTCTTTAAGTACAACGACACCAATTGAAGTACCGGATACTGCTGGTGCGCCTCAGCAAACAGCGCAAATCGATATGTCGTTTAACTTAGACAGTGGTGAATTCCCGTTAGACCCGACGTTATTCGACCCAACAGATACAAATACCTACACGTCGTCAACTTCGACCGTAATTTATGACTCGTTAGGTAATAGCCGCATTGCGTCTATGTACTTTGTTAAAACATCTTCACCAAACAACGTTCAGGCGGCTGCTGCGGCTGATGCAACCTCTGCAACAGATGGTTTTGTTGGTGGTATCGCAGCGGTTCCTGCGGCAGAGCAAGCCAATGAAAACAGTTGGATGGTATTTGCCACAGTTACAGACGAGCAGGGCAATACAGTTCCTGTCGACCTGCAAAACGACAACGTGTTGGGTGCAACGGGCGTTGAATTTGAAACTCGTGCTGGTCAGCGTGGTATGTTACTTCAGTTTGATAGCTCAGGTGCGGTATCACCAGCGACGTTCCCTTATCCACAAACAGAACGTTTAGGTGAAACAACGGCTCCAACAACAATTGCGCCGCCTCCAGTTGCTCCTTATGACGGTGCAGGTGCGATTACTAACGGTGCTGATCCTGACCAACGTGTTAACCTTAACTTTACTAACTTAAATCAGTTCTCTGCGCCATTCGAAGTATCGGCATTGAGCCAAGATGGTAAAACAGTAGGTCGATTAACAGGTGTTACTATTGGTACTGATGGCTTAATCGAAGCTAAGTATTCAAACGGTGACTCAGTTCCTGTAACCAAAATCGCTCTGGTTCGTTTTGCTAATGACCAAGGTCTTACTCAAATTGGTAATACATCATGGACCGAAAGTCAGGATTCAGGTGCGCCATTAGCGGGTGAGGCGGATTCTGGTACATTTGGTCAAATTCGTTCAGGTACACTTGAACAATCAAACACTAACTTAACAACGGAATTGGTTGACCTAATCACGGCTCAGCGTAACTACCAGGCTAACTCTCGTGCCTTGGAAGTTAACTCAACCATTACCCAGACTATCCTTCAGCTTCGTTAA
- a CDS encoding flagellar hook assembly protein FlgD translates to MINNTITNPATDKLRWQEEDITTNEINGQLGQEDFFTLLTTQLSMQDPMNPTSNEDMIAQMTQFTMAEGITDLGSKFDQLSASMTSNQALEASSLVGRNVLTASSIAYSDGNGISGQIPLQKATQNVIVEVKHQNGQSIAIPYGSQNAGMLDFAWDGKGPDGEAWPPGQYQITVNGLPAGETEAQQIPVLTYGNVSSVTLGQNGTGLELNIQGLGSIGLADILAVGE, encoded by the coding sequence ATGATTAACAATACGATAACCAACCCGGCAACGGATAAACTTCGTTGGCAAGAAGAAGACATCACGACCAATGAAATCAATGGTCAATTGGGTCAAGAAGACTTCTTTACCTTACTGACGACTCAGTTGTCGATGCAAGATCCAATGAACCCGACCAGCAATGAAGACATGATTGCGCAAATGACGCAATTTACCATGGCAGAAGGCATTACAGACTTAGGGTCTAAATTTGACCAGCTCAGTGCTTCAATGACTTCAAACCAAGCCCTTGAAGCATCGTCTTTGGTCGGCCGTAACGTATTAACAGCAAGTTCGATTGCCTACTCAGATGGCAATGGAATTAGTGGCCAAATCCCACTGCAAAAAGCGACGCAAAACGTAATCGTCGAGGTCAAACATCAGAATGGGCAATCAATTGCCATTCCTTACGGCTCTCAAAATGCCGGAATGCTTGACTTTGCATGGGACGGCAAAGGTCCAGACGGCGAAGCTTGGCCGCCAGGACAGTATCAAATAACGGTTAATGGCTTACCGGCTGGTGAGACAGAAGCCCAACAAATCCCTGTTCTTACATACGGAAACGTAAGCTCAGTAACGTTAGGACAGAATGGCACAGGTCTTGAATTAAATATTCAAGGTTTGGGCTCCATCGGACTTGCTGACATCTTAGCAGTCGGTGAATAG
- the flgC gene encoding flagellar basal body rod protein FlgC encodes MSLYNVFDVSGTGMSAQSVRLNTTASNIANANTVSSSIDQTYRARHPVFAAEMTKAQSEQSQGVNVLGIVESDAPLKIEYSPNHPMADSEGYIYKPNVNVVEEMANMISASRSYQTNVQLADAAKTMLSKTLQLGQR; translated from the coding sequence ATGAGCTTATATAACGTATTTGATGTGTCAGGCACAGGCATGAGTGCCCAGTCTGTAAGACTAAACACCACCGCAAGTAACATTGCCAACGCGAATACAGTTTCGAGTAGCATTGATCAGACTTATCGAGCTCGTCATCCAGTTTTTGCTGCTGAAATGACAAAAGCACAAAGTGAGCAGTCTCAAGGTGTAAATGTTCTTGGCATTGTAGAGAGTGATGCTCCGCTTAAAATTGAATACAGCCCAAATCATCCGATGGCAGACAGCGAAGGGTATATCTACAAACCTAACGTTAATGTCGTAGAAGAAATGGCCAACATGATTTCTGCATCTCGTTCATACCAGACCAATGTCCAGCTGGCGGATGCAGCCAAAACTATGTTGAGCAAAACCCTTCAACTGGGCCAACGATAA
- the flgB gene encoding flagellar basal body rod protein FlgB, producing MAISLDKAFGIHQHALLVRSDRAEVLASNIANADTPGYKAKDLNFADALSNAQKKSGYNMSRTHEKHYDLSINMNSSTQFRNPMQPDTGDGNSVDVQVERNNFMQNSMEYQMSLRFLNGKIKSLNKALSGGQ from the coding sequence ATGGCAATCAGTCTAGATAAAGCATTTGGCATACATCAACACGCCTTATTAGTTCGGTCAGACCGAGCTGAGGTGTTAGCGAGTAATATCGCCAATGCAGATACCCCTGGATACAAAGCAAAAGACCTTAATTTTGCTGATGCGCTGTCCAATGCGCAGAAAAAGTCAGGCTACAACATGTCTCGTACACATGAAAAGCACTACGACTTGTCCATAAATATGAACTCAAGCACACAATTCAGAAACCCTATGCAGCCTGATACTGGCGACGGCAACAGTGTCGATGTTCAGGTTGAGCGTAATAACTTTATGCAGAACTCAATGGAGTATCAAATGAGTTTGCGCTTTTTAAATGGAAAGATAAAAAGCTTGAATAAAGCGTTGAGCGGAGGACAGTAA